One genomic segment of Nodularia sp. LEGE 06071 includes these proteins:
- a CDS encoding SAM-dependent methyltransferase codes for MNYKKILFLLATGVSLTSWGFVGCTPQEPNVEAEAPAAPTLAGQTETPATPPQERPGDVPYVPTPQTVVDAMLSVAKVGKDDVLYDLGSGDGRIVTTAAEKYGVKKGVGVEINPELVQEANANAQKAGVSDRVQFVQQDLFKSDFSEATVVTLYLLPDINLKLRPQLLQQLKPGTRIVSHAFDMGEWQPEQTLEVDGRTIYYWVVPEEVPPNLQK; via the coding sequence ATGAACTACAAAAAAATTCTTTTTTTACTGGCGACAGGAGTGAGTCTGACCAGCTGGGGATTTGTGGGATGCACACCGCAAGAACCGAACGTGGAAGCAGAAGCGCCAGCAGCACCTACTTTGGCGGGACAGACCGAAACACCGGCAACTCCACCCCAAGAACGTCCAGGTGATGTGCCTTATGTGCCAACACCACAAACAGTAGTGGATGCCATGTTGTCAGTAGCAAAAGTAGGCAAAGATGATGTGCTTTATGACCTTGGTAGTGGTGATGGCCGGATTGTGACTACAGCCGCCGAAAAGTATGGTGTCAAAAAAGGTGTGGGTGTAGAAATTAACCCCGAACTGGTTCAGGAAGCGAATGCAAATGCACAGAAAGCCGGAGTTAGCGATCGCGTACAATTTGTCCAACAAGACTTGTTTAAGTCTGATTTTAGTGAAGCCACGGTAGTCACACTTTACCTATTGCCTGACATTAACCTCAAACTCCGTCCTCAGCTATTACAGCAACTTAAACCGGGAACGCGGATTGTCTCCCATGCCTTCGATATGGGCGAATGGCAACCAGAACAGACATTAGAGGTAGATGGACGCACAATTTATTATTGGGTAGTTCCCGAAGAAGTACCACCTAATTTACAAAAGTAG
- a CDS encoding tyrosine-type recombinase/integrase, with translation MAVIVDPKSKKLIIRFRVSGYSKQFYLSTGLRNNKSNRAIVDSRWELIQREISLNEFDPTLERYRFGVKKVSIQKETKYTLLELWNKFTDWQEQFLEQSTISHNYAFTARVTANLPDTTEAVQIRDYLLKKYSHHISRKIISDLSRCHDWAIKEQLITENPFKNLKLPKQKKSSREEIAAYTLEQRDLIISRFESHHKYSYYSQIIKFLFWTGCRPGEAFALRWSDINQSCTKITISKSYAGRINQTKGTKNGKRRIFPAVPGGKLQKLLLEMRSHQPRPEDLVFTSITGKQLSLKVLEKAWRGYTVAEKYYYPGVVRELADQKLIPYLKLYICRHTFATWAIALGASPDKVAYWLGDDVRTVLAYYCHPEVSKSDCPDF, from the coding sequence ATGGCTGTAATCGTTGACCCTAAAAGTAAAAAACTCATAATCCGCTTTAGGGTAAGCGGATACAGCAAACAATTTTATCTTTCTACTGGGTTAAGAAACAACAAAAGTAATAGAGCTATTGTAGATTCACGCTGGGAATTAATTCAGCGTGAAATTTCTTTAAATGAGTTTGACCCAACACTAGAGCGGTACAGGTTTGGAGTCAAAAAGGTATCAATCCAAAAAGAGACTAAATATACCCTGTTGGAATTGTGGAATAAATTTACTGACTGGCAAGAACAGTTTTTGGAACAATCCACGATTTCTCATAATTATGCTTTTACAGCGCGAGTAACTGCTAATTTACCTGATACCACAGAAGCTGTGCAGATAAGAGATTACCTACTGAAAAAATATAGCCATCACATATCCCGAAAAATAATTTCAGATTTATCTCGTTGTCACGACTGGGCAATCAAAGAGCAACTGATTACCGAAAATCCTTTCAAAAACTTAAAACTACCCAAACAGAAAAAGTCCAGCCGGGAAGAAATTGCAGCATACACTCTAGAACAGCGCGATTTGATAATTTCCAGATTTGAAAGTCACCATAAATACAGTTACTACAGCCAAATTATAAAATTTCTATTCTGGACTGGATGCCGACCCGGTGAAGCTTTCGCTTTGCGCTGGTCAGATATCAATCAATCCTGTACCAAAATTACCATTTCCAAAAGCTACGCCGGACGCATCAACCAAACCAAGGGGACGAAGAATGGGAAACGCAGAATTTTCCCCGCCGTCCCTGGGGGCAAGCTCCAAAAACTGCTGCTTGAGATGCGATCGCACCAGCCCCGCCCGGAGGATTTAGTTTTTACCAGTATTACGGGAAAGCAACTTTCCCTGAAGGTCTTAGAGAAAGCTTGGAGAGGTTACACCGTAGCTGAAAAATATTATTACCCTGGCGTGGTCAGGGAGTTGGCAGACCAAAAATTAATTCCTTATCTGAAGCTCTACATCTGTCGCCATACTTTTGCGACTTGGGCGATCGCGCTGGGAGCATCCCCCGACAAAGTAGCGTACTGGTTGGGGGATGATGTGCGGACAGTTTTGGCGTACTACTGTCACCCAGAAGTGAGTAAATCGGATTGCCCCGATTTTTAA
- a CDS encoding APC family permease codes for MNVSSQENYNLVESGATNEAGDPKSLLTLSDAVALIVGIVIGAGIFQTPALVAVQAGSDLVVLLLWLAGGLVSLVGALCYAELATAYPNVGGVYYYLKRSFGRGVAFLFAWARMTVIQTGSIVLLAFVFGDYATQIWRLGTFSSSIYAAGAIALLTALNILGLRQGKWTQNWLSLAKVLGLLLVVFLGLTTLPNSTVATEPASSGNWGLAMVFVLLSYGGWNEAAYISAEMQNKQRNILRSLLWSIGIITGIYLLINLAYLQGLGLSNMAASEAVAADLMRSIWGEPGALFISILIAVSTLGAINATIFTGARTNYALAQDFSLFSFMGRWQKSHSTPIEAFLLQVAIALALVFLGTITRGGFETMVDYTAPVFWLFFLLSGVSLFVLRIREPEISRPFRVPLYPLTPFLFCVSCGYLLYSSLAYTGVGAVVGVLVVAAGIPLLFWNRHRQGRV; via the coding sequence ATGAATGTGAGTAGTCAGGAAAACTACAATTTAGTTGAGTCGGGAGCGACGAATGAAGCAGGAGATCCCAAGTCATTACTGACATTATCCGACGCAGTAGCGCTGATTGTGGGTATTGTCATCGGGGCAGGGATTTTTCAAACCCCAGCATTAGTCGCAGTTCAAGCAGGTAGCGATTTAGTTGTACTGCTGTTGTGGTTAGCTGGTGGCTTGGTATCTCTGGTGGGAGCGTTGTGTTATGCCGAGTTAGCCACAGCTTATCCCAATGTCGGCGGTGTCTACTATTATCTCAAGCGTTCATTTGGGCGGGGAGTCGCCTTTTTATTTGCTTGGGCGCGAATGACTGTGATTCAAACAGGTTCGATTGTGCTGTTGGCATTTGTATTTGGTGACTATGCGACTCAAATATGGCGCTTAGGTACGTTTTCATCTTCTATTTATGCAGCCGGGGCGATCGCTTTATTAACGGCTTTAAATATCCTCGGTTTGCGACAAGGTAAGTGGACACAAAACTGGCTGTCTCTAGCTAAGGTTCTGGGTTTGTTACTGGTAGTATTTTTGGGACTAACTACTCTCCCTAACTCGACAGTGGCTACAGAACCTGCATCATCAGGAAATTGGGGATTGGCGATGGTGTTTGTACTCCTGTCTTATGGTGGCTGGAATGAGGCGGCGTATATCTCGGCAGAAATGCAGAATAAACAACGTAACATTCTGCGATCGCTACTTTGGAGTATTGGCATCATCACTGGGATTTACCTACTGATCAATCTCGCCTACCTGCAAGGACTAGGCTTATCAAACATGGCTGCATCAGAAGCAGTCGCTGCCGATTTAATGCGCTCTATTTGGGGCGAACCTGGAGCCTTATTTATCAGCATTTTGATTGCAGTTTCCACCTTGGGCGCAATCAACGCCACAATTTTCACCGGCGCGCGAACTAATTACGCTTTAGCTCAGGATTTTTCCCTGTTTAGTTTTATGGGGCGCTGGCAAAAAAGCCACAGCACGCCTATCGAAGCCTTTTTGTTGCAAGTGGCGATCGCCTTAGCATTGGTTTTTCTCGGCACGATTACCCGCGGAGGCTTTGAAACGATGGTGGATTACACCGCCCCCGTTTTTTGGTTATTCTTTCTGCTTTCAGGTGTATCGCTGTTTGTGCTGCGAATTCGGGAACCCGAAATATCACGCCCCTTTCGTGTACCACTTTACCCCTTGACACCATTCCTATTTTGTGTATCATGTGGTTATTTGCTTTACTCTAGTTTGGCTTATACGGGTGTGGGAGCAGTTGTAGGCGTTCTAGTGGTAGCAGCAGGAATCCCCCTGTTGTTCTGGAATCGCCATCGCCAAGGGAGAGTATGA
- a CDS encoding LamG domain-containing protein, translating into MPIYPINESLENAGLNVADLSYLISDITDTDECIVIRGNTAFKNTAANIKAYALGSAQNALPGQTNDPAVKLLMHFDGNFNDAKGNTVNAIASPKLVSSPVKFGSAAFHYDSVSNGIQIPSTPSLALGTDNFCIEFWCYISNTSQKNFLLIDVNSGTDIIIYTTNNSINFYDSTLRITSPCPIGQWNFVSIIREETFMKMYVNGVKASADYSIGAISYGTATGVKLGNIFGSGMYVDELRLSIGSIQTPAVVPIAPFPG; encoded by the coding sequence ATGCCTATTTATCCAATAAATGAATCACTAGAAAATGCCGGATTGAATGTAGCTGATTTAAGCTATTTAATTTCAGATATCACTGATACAGATGAATGTATCGTTATCAGAGGCAATACAGCATTTAAGAATACAGCAGCTAATATCAAAGCCTATGCATTAGGTAGCGCCCAGAATGCCTTACCAGGGCAAACAAATGATCCTGCCGTCAAACTATTGATGCACTTTGATGGTAATTTTAATGATGCCAAGGGGAATACAGTTAATGCTATTGCAAGCCCTAAGCTCGTGTCGAGTCCGGTTAAGTTTGGATCTGCTGCCTTTCATTACGATTCAGTAAGTAATGGCATCCAAATTCCTAGTACGCCTAGCCTAGCATTAGGTACAGATAACTTTTGCATAGAATTTTGGTGCTATATCAGCAATACATCGCAAAAAAATTTCCTATTGATAGATGTAAATAGTGGGACAGACATCATTATTTACACAACAAACAATAGTATAAATTTCTATGATTCCACTTTGCGAATTACATCACCATGCCCGATCGGTCAATGGAATTTTGTATCTATAATTCGCGAGGAAACTTTCATGAAAATGTATGTCAATGGAGTAAAAGCAAGTGCTGATTACAGTATTGGTGCTATCTCATACGGAACTGCAACCGGAGTAAAACTAGGCAATATTTTCGGCAGTGGTATGTATGTAGATGAACTAAGGCTAAGCATAGGTAGCATACAAACACCTGCCGTAGTTCCTATCGCACCATTCCCCGGATAA
- a CDS encoding OB-fold nucleic acid binding domain-containing protein, whose translation MFQRFLQKLTIAAIAATIPMLSIPQLVLAQTTRIGDLQRPRDITIAGRVESIIGNKFILNDGTGEIIVDAGPLWWHDINLSQGEQVTVTGELGKTGDEFDAFTITPATGSVIEVRSPTGPPPWAGGPNRVPRPKK comes from the coding sequence ATGTTTCAGCGATTTTTACAAAAGTTGACAATCGCGGCGATCGCAGCCACAATACCTATGTTGTCTATTCCACAATTGGTGCTTGCACAAACAACTAGGATTGGTGATTTACAACGCCCTAGAGACATCACCATAGCCGGAAGGGTAGAAAGCATCATTGGCAATAAATTTATCCTCAATGATGGCACTGGGGAAATTATTGTTGATGCTGGGCCTCTTTGGTGGCACGATATCAACCTTTCACAGGGAGAGCAAGTTACCGTTACTGGTGAGTTGGGCAAAACAGGTGATGAATTTGATGCTTTTACCATCACTCCCGCCACAGGCTCGGTGATTGAAGTTCGCTCTCCCACAGGGCCTCCTCCTTGGGCTGGTGGACCAAACCGAGTCCCACGACCAAAAAAATAG
- the mgtE gene encoding magnesium transporter, translated as MQSRSRQELQDLVREQLRVLLEQKNFQGAKALLVPVQVADIAESIEGLPEATQAIAFRLLSKEEAIEVFEYLDPSVQQTLLEDFKRQDVREIVDNMSPDDRARLFDELPAKVVRRLLEQLSPAERDATALLLGYAPNTAGRIMTPEYLSLRENITITQALAQIRSLANLRETIYYIYVTDDARRFTGILSLRDLILAQPDQTIGSIMTRDVLFVNTGTDQEEVARTIQHYDFVAIPVVDAEQRLVGIVTVDDVLDILEQETTEDIYTLGGVESGGDNYFQTNLFTVARKRVVWLFVLLITNSATAAVITNQKDVLEKVVALTAFIPLLIGTGGNVGAQSSTVVIRGLNTEDIRPNEALNIVRREAIAGALLGGMLGTVVVVWAYFLEGNLAVALAVGISLLSICILASVSGSALPFLFRAMKLDPALMSAPFITTAVDVLGVFIYLNVARLILG; from the coding sequence ATGCAAAGCAGATCCCGACAAGAGTTACAAGACCTAGTGCGCGAGCAGCTGCGAGTGCTACTTGAACAAAAAAACTTTCAGGGTGCTAAAGCTTTGTTAGTTCCAGTTCAGGTTGCAGATATTGCCGAATCCATTGAAGGTTTACCAGAGGCTACCCAGGCGATCGCATTTCGGTTACTTTCTAAAGAAGAGGCCATAGAAGTCTTTGAATACCTCGATCCCAGTGTACAGCAAACACTACTAGAAGATTTTAAGCGTCAGGATGTCAGGGAAATCGTTGATAATATGTCGCCTGATGATCGGGCGCGTCTGTTTGACGAACTACCGGCGAAAGTTGTGCGGCGACTCTTGGAACAACTGAGTCCGGCGGAAAGGGATGCAACTGCTTTGCTTTTAGGTTATGCGCCTAACACTGCTGGGCGGATTATGACTCCTGAGTATCTCTCACTGAGGGAAAATATCACCATTACTCAGGCGCTAGCGCAGATTCGTTCTTTGGCTAACTTAAGAGAAACTATTTACTATATTTATGTGACTGATGATGCTCGTCGCTTTACAGGGATTCTCTCGCTACGGGATCTAATTTTGGCTCAACCAGACCAAACTATTGGCAGTATCATGACTCGTGATGTGCTATTTGTAAATACGGGTACTGACCAGGAAGAAGTAGCTCGAACAATTCAGCACTACGACTTCGTAGCCATTCCTGTGGTAGATGCCGAACAGCGTTTAGTCGGGATAGTCACGGTGGATGATGTCTTGGATATTTTAGAACAAGAAACCACAGAAGATATCTATACATTGGGTGGTGTAGAATCTGGCGGAGATAATTATTTTCAAACTAATTTATTTACTGTGGCTCGAAAGCGCGTAGTGTGGTTATTTGTACTGTTAATCACTAATAGTGCTACGGCGGCGGTAATTACTAACCAAAAGGATGTTTTAGAAAAAGTAGTGGCTTTAACTGCCTTTATCCCCTTGTTGATTGGTACAGGTGGGAACGTAGGAGCGCAGTCTTCAACTGTGGTAATTCGGGGCTTGAACACAGAGGACATTCGCCCTAACGAAGCTTTAAATATAGTCAGACGAGAAGCGATCGCTGGCGCACTGCTGGGAGGTATGTTGGGTACTGTAGTCGTCGTGTGGGCATACTTCTTGGAAGGGAATTTAGCAGTCGCCCTGGCTGTAGGTATTAGTCTATTGTCCATCTGCATTTTAGCCTCAGTTTCGGGTTCCGCGCTGCCATTTTTATTCCGGGCGATGAAGCTAGATCCGGCTTTGATGTCTGCACCTTTTATTACCACTGCTGTGGATGTGTTGGGAGTGTTTATTTACCTCAACGTAGCTCGATTGATTTTAGGCTAA
- a CDS encoding ASCH domain-containing protein produces MKALSLWQPWASAIALGMKSVETRSWGTKYRGYLLICSAQKDTREQELYFYEIIKPIDRRLTYNDFPFGVAVAVVNIKRVVKITEKLITEQSDLEKKLGLWEVGRYAWVFDEIRPITPFEVKGKQGLFDVDY; encoded by the coding sequence ATGAAAGCATTAAGTTTATGGCAACCCTGGGCAAGCGCGATCGCCTTGGGAATGAAATCAGTAGAGACAAGAAGTTGGGGGACAAAGTATAGAGGTTATTTATTGATTTGTTCCGCCCAGAAGGATACAAGGGAACAAGAGCTTTATTTTTATGAAATTATCAAGCCCATTGACAGAAGGCTCACTTATAATGATTTTCCCTTTGGTGTAGCTGTAGCCGTTGTAAACATCAAACGTGTTGTGAAAATCACAGAAAAATTAATTACCGAGCAATCAGATTTAGAAAAAAAGCTTGGGCTGTGGGAAGTGGGCAGGTACGCTTGGGTGTTTGACGAGATTAGACCCATTACGCCTTTTGAAGTGAAAGGTAAACAAGGATTATTTGATGTTGATTACTAG
- a CDS encoding DUF3854 domain-containing protein, producing MVTRKKNGEATTSPTETIKTCTTIVAEETPQVQLPQELEEISPPVFENKFTSLEDFKLFVKDVFINKSGIAPELYATSVEFHQEIEWGYGMDAETPIHDELGWYFARFTHQVKPTIYAAFLRNEDGSLWQAIVNLPDADRQRPYRYLAPKRNGDRAFLPPVPTSIRKKIASRYGVDVPMDGSFWDWLAAAKIPRIVTEGGKKSLAALSQGYCAIALYGCRCGAGKSKDDDGIDLEPRLTSDLERLALENSIWLLGMDRDDSHKAKISVSKGKKRLTEALKTVCNPYLEDIVWRTEQGKGIDDLIVNSGSGAFDRAYSDAIARLEKKFKPGTPGQYDEPEKQKNPPPDQQAKRIAEDYRQLIAFNDETKLWMRYEADSPGVWSPESNEYMESIIYKILAGDNIQNFGSDYVTGILKLLRHELIERRWNEVSPRDWLPFTNGVVEIATGKLHKHAPGFRLTWTLPRDYSDTPGKWDNINNFLEHLSDGNPNIKELLICFCNAVIKGRYDLQKFLHLIGLGGTGKGTFARLVTELIGQQNILVTNLQVWCTNQFEGYNAFGKRLVIFPDEDPYKGGIGRFLSLTGEDKIRAEEKRKKSFNFDYQGMTLVCSNFPIFAGGSSSRAKRRTITVPCNRRVVERQRRELSKVFEPELAAFTLYLLSLDDDHVSRVMKGEKEIPQCTLEFWENQMKGDSVSSWINDCIVYDINALTPIGNDRNEGNNGTPYTLFGSYVSHCLKTGGSPKSSRTFSPDLIETCQTILNWPIQKEINKKGTFIRGLRLRLPELDEEIPTYDHWLNQRISADDIQGDISGGGSGGGSGGGSGGGSGGGSGGGSGGGSEPLPSNDGGGLEQNTPMFRDSGKDISNIYVSPPEADIPSAALEKCDRKAAEQIQRLDILPGDKVLSSHPLSMGKVFEVREYPRVGNPQEGNSYEFVLTTCNQIISISFLEKIPHQEPLTTEFNYGDEVVILFHEKNPYLIGTTQIISQKGNKSVKFQSGEYAMSYDDICHASDNPIVSGCPEIKVGGVYYSIFLKSKIKVKRIYATKGELICFLPGDTCSEVPVQIIDVRATKESPLSPIKPGDSVEIVGKIYKGKRGVVERVDSVIWVMLPGKTIANSFYAHQVKVL from the coding sequence ATGGTTACACGCAAAAAAAATGGGGAAGCGACAACTTCACCCACAGAAACAATTAAAACTTGTACTACTATTGTAGCAGAAGAAACGCCTCAAGTCCAACTGCCACAAGAGTTAGAAGAGATTTCACCCCCAGTTTTCGAGAATAAATTTACTAGCCTTGAAGACTTTAAATTATTCGTCAAAGACGTATTTATTAACAAAAGTGGCATCGCTCCAGAACTTTACGCTACATCTGTAGAGTTTCACCAGGAAATTGAGTGGGGCTATGGCATGGATGCCGAAACGCCCATTCATGATGAACTGGGATGGTACTTCGCCAGGTTTACCCACCAAGTCAAGCCAACCATATACGCCGCCTTCCTGCGAAATGAAGACGGTAGCCTGTGGCAAGCAATTGTAAATTTACCCGACGCGGATAGGCAGCGACCCTACCGATATCTAGCCCCAAAGCGAAACGGTGATAGAGCATTTCTCCCCCCAGTGCCTACAAGCATTAGAAAAAAGATTGCATCTCGATATGGTGTAGACGTGCCAATGGACGGCAGTTTCTGGGATTGGCTAGCAGCTGCTAAGATTCCCCGAATTGTTACCGAGGGCGGGAAGAAAAGTTTGGCGGCCTTATCACAGGGATATTGCGCGATCGCACTTTATGGATGTCGCTGCGGCGCTGGCAAGTCCAAAGATGACGACGGCATTGATTTAGAACCGCGACTAACTTCAGACCTGGAACGACTGGCCCTAGAAAATTCTATTTGGCTCCTGGGGATGGATCGCGATGATTCCCACAAAGCTAAAATTTCAGTCAGCAAGGGTAAGAAGCGCTTAACTGAAGCATTGAAAACTGTTTGTAATCCCTACCTGGAAGATATTGTATGGAGGACAGAACAGGGTAAGGGGATTGACGACTTGATTGTAAATTCCGGATCAGGTGCTTTTGACCGGGCTTACTCAGATGCGATCGCCCGACTTGAAAAGAAATTCAAACCGGGGACACCTGGACAATATGACGAACCAGAAAAGCAGAAGAACCCACCACCAGACCAGCAAGCCAAGAGAATAGCTGAGGATTACCGACAGCTGATCGCTTTTAACGATGAAACTAAATTGTGGATGAGATATGAAGCTGATTCCCCTGGGGTATGGTCACCGGAATCAAATGAGTACATGGAATCCATTATTTACAAAATTCTCGCGGGTGATAACATCCAGAACTTTGGTTCCGATTATGTCACCGGCATTCTAAAGCTGCTCCGACACGAGCTAATAGAACGGCGATGGAATGAAGTTTCACCCCGCGACTGGCTACCATTCACGAATGGAGTGGTGGAAATCGCGACAGGTAAACTACACAAGCACGCGCCCGGATTTAGGCTGACATGGACATTACCCCGCGACTACTCCGATACCCCAGGTAAATGGGATAACATCAATAATTTCCTAGAACACCTCTCAGACGGCAATCCCAATATTAAGGAATTGCTAATCTGTTTCTGCAACGCTGTTATCAAAGGGCGTTACGACCTACAGAAATTCCTGCACCTCATTGGACTTGGTGGAACAGGTAAGGGTACTTTCGCCAGGTTGGTAACTGAATTAATTGGACAGCAAAATATATTAGTTACCAACCTGCAAGTCTGGTGTACAAACCAATTTGAAGGATATAACGCCTTTGGCAAGCGCTTAGTCATATTCCCCGACGAAGACCCATACAAAGGAGGCATTGGTAGATTCTTGTCCCTGACCGGGGAAGATAAAATCAGGGCCGAGGAAAAAAGGAAGAAAAGCTTCAACTTCGATTACCAGGGGATGACCCTGGTCTGTTCCAATTTCCCCATTTTTGCTGGTGGCAGTAGTAGTCGCGCTAAACGCAGAACAATTACAGTGCCGTGTAACAGGCGAGTAGTAGAGCGCCAGCGCCGAGAATTGTCCAAAGTATTTGAGCCTGAGTTGGCGGCGTTCACCCTCTACCTGTTGAGCCTTGATGACGACCACGTTTCGCGTGTAATGAAGGGTGAGAAGGAGATACCACAATGCACACTCGAATTCTGGGAAAACCAGATGAAGGGTGATTCTGTGAGTTCATGGATCAACGACTGCATCGTGTACGACATTAACGCCTTAACTCCCATAGGGAACGATCGCAATGAGGGCAATAACGGTACACCTTATACTCTGTTTGGTTCCTACGTGTCGCACTGCCTAAAAACTGGCGGCTCTCCAAAGTCCAGCCGGACTTTTTCTCCTGACCTGATTGAAACTTGCCAAACGATATTAAACTGGCCCATTCAGAAGGAGATAAACAAGAAAGGGACGTTTATCAGGGGTTTGAGGCTACGTTTGCCTGAACTTGACGAAGAAATCCCGACTTATGACCACTGGCTAAATCAAAGAATATCCGCAGATGATATCCAAGGTGATATATCGGGTGGTGGGTCGGGTGGTGGGTCGGGTGGTGGGTCGGGTGGTGGGTCGGGTGGTGGGTCGGGTGGTGGGTCGGGTGGTGGGTCGGAACCCTTGCCCAGTAACGATGGTGGTGGATTGGAGCAAAACACCCCTATGTTTAGAGATTCTGGAAAAGATATATCTAATATATATGTCTCACCACCAGAAGCTGATATCCCATCTGCTGCTTTAGAGAAGTGCGATCGCAAAGCAGCGGAACAAATTCAACGCCTGGATATTCTGCCTGGGGATAAAGTCTTGTCGTCTCACCCCTTGTCTATGGGTAAGGTTTTTGAAGTCCGAGAGTACCCACGAGTAGGTAATCCACAGGAGGGAAATAGCTACGAATTTGTCCTGACCACCTGCAATCAGATTATATCCATTAGCTTTCTGGAAAAAATTCCGCACCAAGAACCACTCACTACCGAATTCAACTATGGCGATGAAGTCGTGATATTGTTCCACGAAAAGAACCCCTACTTAATAGGAACAACTCAGATAATTTCGCAGAAGGGGAATAAATCTGTGAAATTTCAAAGTGGGGAATATGCTATGAGCTACGACGACATCTGTCACGCCAGCGATAACCCAATAGTTAGCGGTTGCCCTGAAATCAAGGTTGGAGGGGTGTACTACTCCATCTTTCTCAAGTCGAAAATCAAGGTAAAGAGAATTTACGCCACAAAAGGTGAGTTAATTTGCTTCCTGCCCGGAGATACCTGTAGCGAAGTTCCCGTTCAAATCATAGATGTTCGCGCCACAAAAGAGTCACCCCTTTCACCAATTAAGCCCGGTGACAGTGTTGAAATTGTAGGGAAAATTTACAAGGGTAAAAGGGGAGTAGTTGAACGGGTTGATTCCGTCATCTGGGTGATGCTCCCAGGTAAAACCATAGCTAATTCGTTCTACGCACACCAGGTGAAAGTATTATGA
- a CDS encoding KGK domain-containing protein, whose protein sequence is MDLQDRDVVNLDRKRNIATGPTSQIGEIKKAIQLRFPGYEFWISDDGFECELLREGGKWQVGRIRLKLEFIPDEPDSPLDELRSDLDI, encoded by the coding sequence ATGGATTTACAAGATCGTGATGTCGTCAACTTGGATCGCAAGCGCAATATTGCTACAGGTCCCACATCTCAGATTGGTGAGATAAAGAAAGCAATTCAACTTCGATTTCCTGGTTATGAATTCTGGATTAGCGATGATGGCTTTGAATGTGAATTGCTGAGGGAAGGTGGCAAGTGGCAGGTGGGGAGAATTAGGTTAAAACTAGAGTTCATCCCCGACGAGCCAGACTCACCGCTGGATGAGTTGAGGTCTGACCTAGACATTTAA